Proteins encoded in a region of the Vicia villosa cultivar HV-30 ecotype Madison, WI linkage group LG5, Vvil1.0, whole genome shotgun sequence genome:
- the LOC131603604 gene encoding uncharacterized protein LOC131603604 isoform X2, producing MGKSGETSGTKRNSKQETAEEANERPEWLPDGWNIEVRTRKSGPAVGSAYKCYVDPLNIHKFYSKPEVLRHLETTKDSNGSSKKKKGTDKHSTSKEEEKCIDKHSPNKKKQKRTNSNQHSLSKEEEKFTSIHSPNNTTEKANERPEWLPDGWDIQVQTRKSGPAKGSTYKCFIDPLNTHKFYSKPEVLRHLETTKASNCSSKKKKGTSKHSPSKEEEKCTDKHSPNKEEKCIDKHSLNKEKQKRTNNNQHSPSEEEEKCIDMHSPSKEEEEYINMDSGSKDGERFTSMHSPNNVAGEKSAEEDLPPGWIKEAKIRKNRNGIRKDWLYIDPASGYVFYSKKDVLRYIESGDINKCAIKPSRRQNQDEDNSTPTPAAKRQKPKQSTPRQKISAVKEPAESLELPDVNNLMKGQDVNVSSGRTVAPDTSGESLKVGHRGSRRLAGADPVKLADNVINNQTPIVPKRNLRKNRTTLAADMENKSSQHLNGVPEIEQPKAMNLRTTLSEDNKPESRTNSNKFSKKKEPHIPCRASKRLAGSESKRSKEVTAELQQGEGGPDHSPLNGESRNKRRKSPLVLPVADNQLETLEVDDEKSEPQLSFAFHYSWSDPCLDYAINTLTGVLPPVDNSVDNGPVLPPVDNSVDNGPCTAPETDIQKPTFDTGTGRSKDSQNNSVDNGSTTVHETDIQNQNNSVDNGPTTVHETDIQNQNNSVDNGPNTVHETDIQKTLIDNVTGGSKDSQSNNVTRGRDKNASVQSNKSKRKKEVKVPPMRLSKRLAGIEPEAKPSDKALEYSSKKSSKEESAATVLLTNVASDHLHAGEEAKLTRHASDSLKTEMLEKSSRKSGKSSDDQTVHKEQQLEKAEAENISDDRSKPEPTLPFSESWSDPCLEFAFKTLTGALPDDSAAEIFKVPSPGVGDGANNELHGRVTTSINGKIHDNPNPSPTKKEHNMAGQSSKPLLGQPELMTSSTSVKNMDGESSELLPRQPELRTSSTSDKNVPKFTNGEFQSHEGNIIRNLEPVLMTTTGESHSYESEMIRNLFGEPPFVEAENTTQLLDHSRTNAYSQIQEEPLKKNDQVAEGEFGTLDQPPGFETEPLKKNDQVAEGEFGTLDQPPGFETEPLKKNDQVAEGEFGTLDKPPGFETQTLNHNNTELQFCESFMNTWSDPCLEFAFKTLTGVLPVEENLGTQGGNQEPSNCHTGRDGISTLPDFGSSSFSQSDFSFHFDTGVKSTPGQPGQQSSVSSSFSSPSLQSCPGVDPQQQYSQFNNNFQRR from the exons ATGGGAAAATCGGGCGAAACCAGTGGTACAAAACGCAATTCTAAACAAGAG ACTGCAGAGGAAGCTAATGAGCGTCCTGAATGGTTGCCTGATGGCTGGAATATTGAAGTCCGAACCCGAAAAAGTGGTCCGGCTGTGGGATCTGCATATAAG TGCTACGTTGATCCATTGAATATACATAAATTCTACTCCAAACCTGAGGTACTGCGACATCTTGAAACTACAAAGGACAGCAACGGCTCTTCCAAGAAGAAGAAAGGCACTGACAAGCATTCTACAAGCAAGGAGGAGGAGAAATGTATTGACAAACATTCTCCAAACAAAAAGAAGCAGAAGCGCACTAACAGTAACCAACATTCTTTAAgtaaagaggaagagaaattcaCTAGCATACACTCTCCAAACAAT ACTACAGAGAAAGCTAATGAACGTCCTGAATGGTTGCCTGATGGATGGGATATTCAAGTTCAAACCCGAAAAAGTGGTCCGGCCAAGGGATCTACATATAAG TGCTTCATTGATCCATTGAATACGCATAAATTCTACTCCAAACCCGAGGTACTACGACATCTTGAAACTACAAAGGCCAGCAACTGCtcttcaaagaagaagaaaggcacTAGCAAGCATTCTCCAAGCAAGGAGGAGGAGAAATGCACTGACAAACATTCTCCAAACAAGGAGGAGAAATGCATTGACAAGCATTCTCTAAACAAAGAGAAGCAGAAACGCACTAACAATAACCAACATTCTCCAAgtgaagaggaagagaaatgtATTGACATGCATTCTCCAAGCAAGGAGGAAGAAGAATACATCAACATGGATTCTGGAAGCAAGGACGGAGAGAGATTCACTAGCATGCACTCTCCAAACAAT GTTGCGGGCGAGAAGTCCGCTGAAGAGGATCTACCCCCAGGATGGATTAAAGAAGCAAAGATTAGGAAGAACAGAAATGGCATAAGGAAAGATTGG TTATATATTGATCCAGCGAGTGGATATGTATTCTATTCCAAGAAGGATGTACTGCGTTATattgaatctggagatataaaCAAATGTGCTATTAAACCAAGTAGAAGACAAAATCAAGATGAAGACAACTCAACT CCAACACCTGCTGCCAAAAGACAGAAACCCAAGCAGTCTACACCAAGGCAGAAGATTTCTGCCG TCAAAGAACCAGCTGAAAGCTTAGAATTGCCAGATGTTAACAACTTAATGAAAGGGCAAGACGTGAATGTGTCATCTGGAAGGACAGTTGCTCCAGATACCTCAGGTGAATCCTTGAAAGTCGGCCATCGGGGTTCACGGCGACTGGCTGGGGCTGATCCTGTTAAGTTGGCTGACAATGTGATCAATAATCAGACTCCTATAGTTCCAAAAAGAAACTTAAGAAAAAACAGAACCACTCTAGCTGCTGACATGGAAAATAAATCATCTCAGCATCTCAATGGTGTCCCAGAAATTGAGCAACCAAAGGCAATGAATTTGAGAACCACTCTTTCTGAAGATAATAAGCCTGAATCTCGGACCAACTCAAACAAATTTAGTAAGAAGAAAGAGCCCCACATTCCTTGTCGGGCTTCAAAACGATTGGCTGGATCTGAAAGCAAAAGGTCTAAAGAAGTCACAGCTGAATTGCAGCAAGGTGAGGGTGGGCCAGATCATTCACCATTAAATGGAGAGTCacgaaataaaagaagaaaatctCCTTTAGTCCTACCTGTTGCAGACAATCAACTGGAAACACTTGAAGTGGATGACGAGAAATCAGAACCTCAGCTGTCCTTTGCATTCCACTACTCTTGGTCTGATCCATGCTTGGATTATGCAATCAATACCCTCACGGGTGTGTTACCACCAGTTGATAATTCTGTTGATAATGGACCTGTGTTACCACCAGTTGATAATTCTGTTGATAATGGACCGTGTACAGCCCCTGAAACTGATATTCAAAAACCTACGTTTGACACTGGCACGGGAAGAAGCAAGGACAGTCAAAACAATTCAGTTGATAATGGATCCACTACAGTACATGAAACTGatattcaaaatcaaaacaattcAGTTGACAATGGACCCACTACTGTACATGAAACTGatattcaaaatcaaaacaattcAGTTGATAATGGACCTAACACTGTACATGAAACTGATATTCAAAAAACATTGATTGACAACGTTACCGGAGGAAGCAAGGATAGTCAAAGCAATAATGTTACAAGAGGCAGGGACAAAAATGCATCAGTGCAGTCAAACAAATCCAAAAGAAAGAAAGAGGTCAAAGTCCCCCCTATGCGGTTGTCAAAGCGACTTGCTGGCATTGAACCCGAGGCCAAACCTTCTGATAAAGCTCTTGAATATTCAAGTAAAAAATCAAGCAAAGAAGAATCCGCTGCAACTGTACTTTTAACTAATGTAGCATCAGACCATCTCCATGCTGGGGAAGAAGCCAAGCTTACTCGTCATGCATCTGACAGTTTGAAAACAGAAATGCTAGAAAAATCATCAAGAAAGAGTGGTAAATCATCTGATGACCAAACTGTTCACAAGGAACAACAATTGGAGAAAGCTGAAGCTGAAAATATTAGTGATGATAGATCAAAGCCAGAGCCCACCTTGCCGTTCAGTGAATCTTGGTCAGACCCATGCCTAGAATTTGCATTCAAGACTCTTACTGGTGCTTTGCCTGATGATTCTGCTGCAGAAATTTTTAAAGTACCGTCTCCTGGTGTTGGTGACGGGGCAAATAATGAGTTGCATGGGAGAGTAACAACCAGCATTAATGGAAAAATTCATGACAATCCAAACCCATCCCCAACCAAGAAAGAGCATAATATGGCTGGCCAGTCTTCAAAGCCACTGCTCGGGCAACCAGAGTTGATGACTAGCTCCACATCTGTCAAAAATATGGATGGAGAGTCTTCAGAGCTTCTGCCTAGGCAACCTGAGTTGAGGACTAGCTCCACATCTGACAAAAATGTGCCTAAGTTTACCAACGGAGAATTTCAGAGTCATGAAGGCAACATAATAAGGAATTTGGAACCTGTGTTGATGACTACCACCGGAGAATCTCATAGTTATGAAAGTGAAATGATAAGGAATTTGTTTGGAGAACCTCCATTTGTTGAAGCTGAAAACACGACCCAACTTCTGGATCATTCTAGAACCAATGCATACTCGCAAATACAAGAAGAGCCATTAAAGAAAAATGACCAG GTGGCTGAGGGTGAATTTGGTACATTGGATCAACCACCGGGTTTTGAAACTGAGCCATTAAAGAAAAATGACCAGGTGGCTGAGGGTGAATTTGGTACATTGGATCAACCACCGGGTTTTGAAACTGAGCCATTAAAGAAAAATGACCAGGTGGCTGAGGGTGAATTTGGTACATTGGATAAACCACCGGGTTTTGAAACTCAAACCTTAAACCATAACAATACTGAATTACAGTTCTGCGAGtcttttatgaatacttggtcaGACCCATGCCTAGAATTTGCATTTAAGACCCTTACAGGTGTGCTTCCAGTAGAAGAAAATTTAGGAACTCAAGGAGGTAACCAGGAACCTTCCAACTGTCATACTGGAAGAGACGGTATATCAACGTTGCCAGATTTTGGATCTTCCAGTTTTTCACAAAGTGATTTCTCATTTCACTTTGATACAGGAGTTAAGTCCACGCCAGGGCAACCAGGGCAGCAATCATCAGTGAGCTCTTCATTCTCATCTCCGAGCTTGCAAAGTTGTCCCGGAGTTGATCCACAACAACAATATTCCCAGTTCAATAATAATTTTCAGAGAAGATAA
- the LOC131603606 gene encoding uncharacterized protein LOC131603606 isoform X1, with amino-acid sequence MGFAMQCSSYAYSCCVPHRFSPTALSFPACKWNGFKIQPKNQIAVFCGAEDRSSNFDSHRKRRKVVEHICLLKAKEALSDEEENDMLDYLYTTQYQMGGIIAISLGRVSAQNPDQYTHALYMRFQKKENLEKFYENSFYSKVLKDHVMTYCHGLINVDYESEVDDDMLSIFRKGEEFSHGVEFVLLLSFNEDALDNKVEHALASLITVMLESPSLIVQFTQGLNFNESSKEYTHGVVIRFRSVEAFKIFLRSQEYKDVWLSKFQPIVLKSLSLHFSVDPVGTELM; translated from the exons ATGGGTTTTGCAATGCAATGCTCAAGCTATGCCTATTCTTGTTGTGTCCCTCATCGATTCTCCCCAACCGCCCTATCTTTTCCAGCTTGCAAATGGAACGGATTCAAGATCCAACCAAAGAATCAGATTGCTGTATTCTGTGGTGCCGAGGACCGGAGCTCTAACTTTGATTCTCACAGGAAAAG AAGAAAAGTTGTGGAGCACATTTGTCTCCTCAAAGCAAAAGAGGCTTTGTCCGACGAAGAAGAGAATGACATGCTTGATTATTTGTATACCACCCAATATCAAATGGGTGGTATTATTGCAATTTCATTAG GGCGCGTTTCTGCTCAGAATCCTGACCAGTATACTCATGCTCTGTACATGCGGTTTCAGAAGAAGGAAAACCTTGAAAAGTTCTATGAGAATTCCTTTTACTCCAAGGTTCTCAAGGACCACGTAATGACTTACTGCCAT GGATTAATTAATGTGGATTATGAATCTGAAGTCGATGATGACATGCTTTCTATTTTTCGCAAAGGAGAG GAGTTTAGCCATGGAGTGGAGTTTGTTCTTTTGTTATCATTTAACGAGGATGCCTTAGATAACAAGGTGGAACATGCATTGGCGTCTCTGATAACAGTGATGTTAGAATCTCCTTCCTTGATAGTACAATTTACGCAAG GTTTGAATTTCAATGAAAGCTCTAAGGAGTATACTCATGGAGTAGTGATAAGATTTCGATCAG TTGAGGCATTCAAGATATTTTTACGCAGTCAAGAATACAAAGAT GTATGGTTATCGAAGTTCCAGCCTATTGTTCTGAAATCACTGTCTCTTCATTTCTCTGTTGATCCGGTGGGAACCGAGCTTATGTAG
- the LOC131603606 gene encoding uncharacterized protein LOC131603606 isoform X2 has translation MGFAMQCSSYAYSCCVPHRFSPTALSFPACKWNGFKIQPKNQIAVFCGAEDRSSNFDSHRKRKVVEHICLLKAKEALSDEEENDMLDYLYTTQYQMGGIIAISLGRVSAQNPDQYTHALYMRFQKKENLEKFYENSFYSKVLKDHVMTYCHGLINVDYESEVDDDMLSIFRKGEEFSHGVEFVLLLSFNEDALDNKVEHALASLITVMLESPSLIVQFTQGLNFNESSKEYTHGVVIRFRSVEAFKIFLRSQEYKDVWLSKFQPIVLKSLSLHFSVDPVGTELM, from the exons ATGGGTTTTGCAATGCAATGCTCAAGCTATGCCTATTCTTGTTGTGTCCCTCATCGATTCTCCCCAACCGCCCTATCTTTTCCAGCTTGCAAATGGAACGGATTCAAGATCCAACCAAAGAATCAGATTGCTGTATTCTGTGGTGCCGAGGACCGGAGCTCTAACTTTGATTCTCACAGGAAAAG AAAAGTTGTGGAGCACATTTGTCTCCTCAAAGCAAAAGAGGCTTTGTCCGACGAAGAAGAGAATGACATGCTTGATTATTTGTATACCACCCAATATCAAATGGGTGGTATTATTGCAATTTCATTAG GGCGCGTTTCTGCTCAGAATCCTGACCAGTATACTCATGCTCTGTACATGCGGTTTCAGAAGAAGGAAAACCTTGAAAAGTTCTATGAGAATTCCTTTTACTCCAAGGTTCTCAAGGACCACGTAATGACTTACTGCCAT GGATTAATTAATGTGGATTATGAATCTGAAGTCGATGATGACATGCTTTCTATTTTTCGCAAAGGAGAG GAGTTTAGCCATGGAGTGGAGTTTGTTCTTTTGTTATCATTTAACGAGGATGCCTTAGATAACAAGGTGGAACATGCATTGGCGTCTCTGATAACAGTGATGTTAGAATCTCCTTCCTTGATAGTACAATTTACGCAAG GTTTGAATTTCAATGAAAGCTCTAAGGAGTATACTCATGGAGTAGTGATAAGATTTCGATCAG TTGAGGCATTCAAGATATTTTTACGCAGTCAAGAATACAAAGAT GTATGGTTATCGAAGTTCCAGCCTATTGTTCTGAAATCACTGTCTCTTCATTTCTCTGTTGATCCGGTGGGAACCGAGCTTATGTAG
- the LOC131603604 gene encoding uncharacterized protein LOC131603604 isoform X1: MGKSGETSGTKRNSKQETAEEANERPEWLPDGWNIEVRTRKSGPAVGSAYKCYVDPLNIHKFYSKPEVLRHLETTKDSNGSSKKKKGTDKHSTSKEEEKCIDKHSPNKKKQKRTNSNQHSLSKEEEKFTSIHSPNNTTEKANERPEWLPDGWDIQVQTRKSGPAKGSTYKCFIDPLNTHKFYSKPEVLRHLETTKASNCSSKKKKGTSKHSPSKEEEKCTDKHSPNKEEKCIDKHSLNKEKQKRTNNNQHSPSEEEEKCIDMHSPSKEEEEYINMDSGSKDGERFTSMHSPNNVAGEKSAEEDLPPGWIKEAKIRKNRNGIRKDWLYIDPASGYVFYSKKDVLRYIESGDINKCAIKPSRRQNQDEDNSTPTPAAKRQKPKQSTPRQKISAVKEPAESLELPDVNNLMKGQDVNVSSGRTVAPDTSGESLKVGHRGSRRLAGADPVKLADNVINNQTPIVPKRNLRKNRTTLAADMENKSSQHLNGVPEIEQPKAMNLRTTLSEDNKPESRTNSNKFSKKKEPHIPCRASKRLAGSESKRSKEVTAELQQGEGGPDHSPLNGESRNKRRKSPLVLPVADNQLETLEVDDEKSEPQLSFAFHYSWSDPCLDYAINTLTGVLPPVDNSVDNGPVLPPVDNSVDNGPCTAPETDIQKPTFDTGTGRSKDSQNNSVDNGSTTVHETDIQNQNNSVDNGPTTVHETDIQNQNNSVDNGPNTVHETDIQKTLIDNVTGGSKDSQSNNVTRGRDKNASVQSNKSKRKKEVKVPPMRLSKRLAGIEPEAKPSDKALEYSSKKSSKEESAATVLLTNVASDHLHAGEEAKLTRHASDSLKTEMLEKSSRKSGKSSDDQTVHKEQQLEKAEAENISDDRSKPEPTLPFSESWSDPCLEFAFKTLTGALPDDSAAEIFKVPSPGVGDGANNELHGRVTTSINGKIHDNPNPSPTKKEHNMAGQSSKPLLGQPELMTSSTSVKNMDGESSELLPRQPELRTSSTSDKNVPKFTNGEFQSHEGNIIRNLEPVLMTTTGESHSYESEMIRNLFGEPPFVEAENTTQLLDHSRTNAYSQIQEEPLKKNDQVAEPLKKNDQVAEGEFGTLDQPPGFETEPLKKNDQVAEGEFGTLDQPPGFETEPLKKNDQVAEGEFGTLDKPPGFETQTLNHNNTELQFCESFMNTWSDPCLEFAFKTLTGVLPVEENLGTQGGNQEPSNCHTGRDGISTLPDFGSSSFSQSDFSFHFDTGVKSTPGQPGQQSSVSSSFSSPSLQSCPGVDPQQQYSQFNNNFQRR; the protein is encoded by the exons ATGGGAAAATCGGGCGAAACCAGTGGTACAAAACGCAATTCTAAACAAGAG ACTGCAGAGGAAGCTAATGAGCGTCCTGAATGGTTGCCTGATGGCTGGAATATTGAAGTCCGAACCCGAAAAAGTGGTCCGGCTGTGGGATCTGCATATAAG TGCTACGTTGATCCATTGAATATACATAAATTCTACTCCAAACCTGAGGTACTGCGACATCTTGAAACTACAAAGGACAGCAACGGCTCTTCCAAGAAGAAGAAAGGCACTGACAAGCATTCTACAAGCAAGGAGGAGGAGAAATGTATTGACAAACATTCTCCAAACAAAAAGAAGCAGAAGCGCACTAACAGTAACCAACATTCTTTAAgtaaagaggaagagaaattcaCTAGCATACACTCTCCAAACAAT ACTACAGAGAAAGCTAATGAACGTCCTGAATGGTTGCCTGATGGATGGGATATTCAAGTTCAAACCCGAAAAAGTGGTCCGGCCAAGGGATCTACATATAAG TGCTTCATTGATCCATTGAATACGCATAAATTCTACTCCAAACCCGAGGTACTACGACATCTTGAAACTACAAAGGCCAGCAACTGCtcttcaaagaagaagaaaggcacTAGCAAGCATTCTCCAAGCAAGGAGGAGGAGAAATGCACTGACAAACATTCTCCAAACAAGGAGGAGAAATGCATTGACAAGCATTCTCTAAACAAAGAGAAGCAGAAACGCACTAACAATAACCAACATTCTCCAAgtgaagaggaagagaaatgtATTGACATGCATTCTCCAAGCAAGGAGGAAGAAGAATACATCAACATGGATTCTGGAAGCAAGGACGGAGAGAGATTCACTAGCATGCACTCTCCAAACAAT GTTGCGGGCGAGAAGTCCGCTGAAGAGGATCTACCCCCAGGATGGATTAAAGAAGCAAAGATTAGGAAGAACAGAAATGGCATAAGGAAAGATTGG TTATATATTGATCCAGCGAGTGGATATGTATTCTATTCCAAGAAGGATGTACTGCGTTATattgaatctggagatataaaCAAATGTGCTATTAAACCAAGTAGAAGACAAAATCAAGATGAAGACAACTCAACT CCAACACCTGCTGCCAAAAGACAGAAACCCAAGCAGTCTACACCAAGGCAGAAGATTTCTGCCG TCAAAGAACCAGCTGAAAGCTTAGAATTGCCAGATGTTAACAACTTAATGAAAGGGCAAGACGTGAATGTGTCATCTGGAAGGACAGTTGCTCCAGATACCTCAGGTGAATCCTTGAAAGTCGGCCATCGGGGTTCACGGCGACTGGCTGGGGCTGATCCTGTTAAGTTGGCTGACAATGTGATCAATAATCAGACTCCTATAGTTCCAAAAAGAAACTTAAGAAAAAACAGAACCACTCTAGCTGCTGACATGGAAAATAAATCATCTCAGCATCTCAATGGTGTCCCAGAAATTGAGCAACCAAAGGCAATGAATTTGAGAACCACTCTTTCTGAAGATAATAAGCCTGAATCTCGGACCAACTCAAACAAATTTAGTAAGAAGAAAGAGCCCCACATTCCTTGTCGGGCTTCAAAACGATTGGCTGGATCTGAAAGCAAAAGGTCTAAAGAAGTCACAGCTGAATTGCAGCAAGGTGAGGGTGGGCCAGATCATTCACCATTAAATGGAGAGTCacgaaataaaagaagaaaatctCCTTTAGTCCTACCTGTTGCAGACAATCAACTGGAAACACTTGAAGTGGATGACGAGAAATCAGAACCTCAGCTGTCCTTTGCATTCCACTACTCTTGGTCTGATCCATGCTTGGATTATGCAATCAATACCCTCACGGGTGTGTTACCACCAGTTGATAATTCTGTTGATAATGGACCTGTGTTACCACCAGTTGATAATTCTGTTGATAATGGACCGTGTACAGCCCCTGAAACTGATATTCAAAAACCTACGTTTGACACTGGCACGGGAAGAAGCAAGGACAGTCAAAACAATTCAGTTGATAATGGATCCACTACAGTACATGAAACTGatattcaaaatcaaaacaattcAGTTGACAATGGACCCACTACTGTACATGAAACTGatattcaaaatcaaaacaattcAGTTGATAATGGACCTAACACTGTACATGAAACTGATATTCAAAAAACATTGATTGACAACGTTACCGGAGGAAGCAAGGATAGTCAAAGCAATAATGTTACAAGAGGCAGGGACAAAAATGCATCAGTGCAGTCAAACAAATCCAAAAGAAAGAAAGAGGTCAAAGTCCCCCCTATGCGGTTGTCAAAGCGACTTGCTGGCATTGAACCCGAGGCCAAACCTTCTGATAAAGCTCTTGAATATTCAAGTAAAAAATCAAGCAAAGAAGAATCCGCTGCAACTGTACTTTTAACTAATGTAGCATCAGACCATCTCCATGCTGGGGAAGAAGCCAAGCTTACTCGTCATGCATCTGACAGTTTGAAAACAGAAATGCTAGAAAAATCATCAAGAAAGAGTGGTAAATCATCTGATGACCAAACTGTTCACAAGGAACAACAATTGGAGAAAGCTGAAGCTGAAAATATTAGTGATGATAGATCAAAGCCAGAGCCCACCTTGCCGTTCAGTGAATCTTGGTCAGACCCATGCCTAGAATTTGCATTCAAGACTCTTACTGGTGCTTTGCCTGATGATTCTGCTGCAGAAATTTTTAAAGTACCGTCTCCTGGTGTTGGTGACGGGGCAAATAATGAGTTGCATGGGAGAGTAACAACCAGCATTAATGGAAAAATTCATGACAATCCAAACCCATCCCCAACCAAGAAAGAGCATAATATGGCTGGCCAGTCTTCAAAGCCACTGCTCGGGCAACCAGAGTTGATGACTAGCTCCACATCTGTCAAAAATATGGATGGAGAGTCTTCAGAGCTTCTGCCTAGGCAACCTGAGTTGAGGACTAGCTCCACATCTGACAAAAATGTGCCTAAGTTTACCAACGGAGAATTTCAGAGTCATGAAGGCAACATAATAAGGAATTTGGAACCTGTGTTGATGACTACCACCGGAGAATCTCATAGTTATGAAAGTGAAATGATAAGGAATTTGTTTGGAGAACCTCCATTTGTTGAAGCTGAAAACACGACCCAACTTCTGGATCATTCTAGAACCAATGCATACTCGCAAATACAAGAAGAGCCATTAAAGAAAAATGACCAGGTTGCTGAGCCATTAAAGAAAAATGACCAGGTGGCTGAGGGTGAATTTGGTACATTGGATCAACCACCGGGTTTTGAAACTGAGCCATTAAAGAAAAATGACCAGGTGGCTGAGGGTGAATTTGGTACATTGGATCAACCACCGGGTTTTGAAACTGAGCCATTAAAGAAAAATGACCAGGTGGCTGAGGGTGAATTTGGTACATTGGATAAACCACCGGGTTTTGAAACTCAAACCTTAAACCATAACAATACTGAATTACAGTTCTGCGAGtcttttatgaatacttggtcaGACCCATGCCTAGAATTTGCATTTAAGACCCTTACAGGTGTGCTTCCAGTAGAAGAAAATTTAGGAACTCAAGGAGGTAACCAGGAACCTTCCAACTGTCATACTGGAAGAGACGGTATATCAACGTTGCCAGATTTTGGATCTTCCAGTTTTTCACAAAGTGATTTCTCATTTCACTTTGATACAGGAGTTAAGTCCACGCCAGGGCAACCAGGGCAGCAATCATCAGTGAGCTCTTCATTCTCATCTCCGAGCTTGCAAAGTTGTCCCGGAGTTGATCCACAACAACAATATTCCCAGTTCAATAATAATTTTCAGAGAAGATAA
- the LOC131603607 gene encoding uncharacterized protein LOC131603607, translated as MSLQGQLDRFKKQQEKCQSTLSSIAASQVGGRKPSNAVVGNAASNGRNQTSGIKFSKDTERLQQINSIRKAPVGAQMKRVIDLLLETRKAYTPEQINEVCYVDMRANKDVFDNLRKNPKVHYDGQRFSYKAKYGLKDKTELLQLVRKYPEGIAVIDLKDAYPVVMEDLQALKAAGQIWLLANFDSQEDVAYPNDPKANIKVDDDLKQLFRSIELPRDMIDIERDLQKNGMKPATNTAKRRSAAQIEGISSKPKPKKKKSEITKRTKLTNAHLPELFRNLNNP; from the exons ATGTCTTTGCAAGGACAATTGGATAGGTTCAAGAAACAGCAAGAGAAGTGTCAATCGACGCTTTCGAGCATTGCGGCGAGTCAGGTTGGTGGGAGAAAGCCTAGTAATGCAGTAGTTGGAAATGCGGCGAGCAATGGGAGAAATCAGACAAGTGGTATCAAGTTCTCGAAAGATACGGAGAGGCTTCAGCAGATTAATAGTATACGTAAAGCTCCTGTTGGTGCGCAGATGAAGCGTGTTATTGATCTATTGCTTGAG ACGCGGAAGGCGTATACTCCAGAGCAAATAAATGAAGTATGCTATGTTGACATGAGGGCTAACAAAGATGTTTTTGACAATCTGAGGAAAAACCCAAAAGTACACTATGACGGGCAACGATTCTCTTACAAG GCAAAGTATGGCCTTAAGGATAAAACTGAGCTTCTTCAACTGGTACGTAAGTATCCAGAGGGCATTGCTGTTATTGACCTCAAGGATGCTTACCCCGTTGTGATGGAAGACTTACAG GCTTTGAAAGCTGCAGGGCAGATTTGGCTGCTTGCCAACTTCGATTCGCAGGAAGACGTTGCATACCCGAATGACCCCAAAGCAAACATTAAGGTGGATGATGACCTAAAACAGCTATTCCGGAGCATTGAGTTGCCTCGTGATATGATTGATATAGAGAGGGATCTTCAAAAGAATGGAATGAAGCCTGCCACCAACACTGCAAAGAGGAGGAGTGCAGCACAAATTGAAGGCATTTCTTCCAAGCCTAAGCCTAAGAAGAAGAAGAGTGAAATCACCAAAAGAACCAAGCTGACCAATGCCCATCTTCCGGAGCTTTTTCGGAACCTAAACAATCCCTGA